From the Leptolyngbyaceae cyanobacterium genome, the window GTAAGCTTCTTCTGCTAAATTTAAGTTATCTTTAGTGATGGCAACATAAGGAACGCGCACGGCTTTATTCGTATCTAGCTTCCATTGAGTACCTGCAACAATATCTTTTCCTAAAGCAGCATTGATAGCTAAATCTAGCGTAGCCTTACCCTGATTTTTAGCATCATTTAAAATTGTGCCAAGTATTTTACCTTCTTTAATCTCGATCAATGCTTGTGGGATTGCATCAACGCCAACTACTGGCATAAACTTATCACCTTTGAAATACCCAGCTTTTTCTAAGGATGCTAAAGCACCCAAAGCCATCCCATCATTATTTGAGATAACAAATTCTATTTTGTTGCCGTACTTTGATATCCAAGCATCCATTTTATCCGTTGCTTTTGCCGCATCCCACATTGCCGTATCAATTGCCAATTGTTCAACTTGAATACCTGCTTGTTTGATTTCCTCGATCGCATATTTAGTGCGAGCTTCTGCATCTAAATGTCCCGGCTCACCTTTTAATAAAACATATTGGATTTTTCCATCGCGATTTTTGTCCCATTTTGCTTTATTTTGCTTCCATAAACTGACAATCATCTTTCCTTGCAAAATACCAGCTTCTTTTGACTCAGTACCGACAAACCAAGCTTTATCGTAACTTTTCAGTACAGATGTTTCTGGCTCTTTGTTAAAAAAAACGATCGGTAAATTTGCTCTTTTGGCTTTATCTATTACTGTTGTGGCAGCATTTGGATCGACCAAATTGATTGCTAAAGCCTTTACTCCCCTTGAGATGGCCGTGTCAACTTGTTCGATTTGCTTTGCTTGGTCGTTTTGCGAATCATTCATCAATAAGGTAGCTTTTCCTTGGGCGTTTGTTTCAATTATTCTTCGCACGTAAGACATAAAGCTATCATCATATTTATAAATAGTTA encodes:
- the mglB gene encoding galactose/glucose ABC transporter substrate-binding protein MglB, with translation MMKKALLIAFGVGIFLFAGCTRRDADNNQGLPKIGVTIYKYDDSFMSYVRRIIETNAQGKATLLMNDSQNDQAKQIEQVDTAISRGVKALAINLVDPNAATTVIDKAKRANLPIVFFNKEPETSVLKSYDKAWFVGTESKEAGILQGKMIVSLWKQNKAKWDKNRDGKIQYVLLKGEPGHLDAEARTKYAIEEIKQAGIQVEQLAIDTAMWDAAKATDKMDAWISKYGNKIEFVISNNDGMALGALASLEKAGYFKGDKFMPVVGVDAIPQALIEIKEGKILGTILNDAKNQGKATLDLAINAALGKDIVAGTQWKLDTNKAVRVPYVAITKDNLNLAEEAYK